A section of the Primulina eburnea isolate SZY01 chromosome 1, ASM2296580v1, whole genome shotgun sequence genome encodes:
- the LOC140804168 gene encoding uncharacterized protein, whose translation MAHTRKTNQNTSRVQGVDVNHSRQEDAPPDLITMTPEELDKRITEAVEKAMARREASHHDIPLEEEPEKEQEQQQELREEEKRGEGEESSAGSKSPTMVEEMLELKQKMKVLEGQLENRGTSRAYVKGRPFAEAIIREPLPGNFKSAKIGTIKCKVFLTTLVDSAQRWFDGLAPLSIKSFDDFRKIFLHHFSSSKKYKKIAFSLFEVRQGPEESLRMYIKRFNKVALDVPTCVAETKTTAFTQGLKESEFFKSLTKKVPEDFEDLLSRAEKYINMEEAQRQKREAIRKERGDRASKPEERGPRRGNPGHFSQHVPLKITREREVQECSRDPVPDQPLSQPERSGFCTRHGICQHSTENCNALKRNYVPPTSQGYNQSVKRSRGPLWTPRPPVPNTRINGRSGPRNDVGRRREPEPEKKRSSSPAAGLIKMISGRSTDGDSNRARKSRSRRECMEVEGSRRNEAVNSFGPEDLKGIKMPHNDALVIQARVANYDILRVFVDSGSSVNVIFKYALVQMDLQGFKLEIVEIALFGFAGHAVYPEGEIVLPLTLGSRDVKKTVMTTFTVVDSPSSYNIILGRPAMNELRAVASTYHQKIKFPVGSQVGEVRGDQPSSRKCFVEGIRADQGKSRKEGKKAKMEEVRGRVVEKGEVHFVAEEEQEAVEIGPGQQIRVARDLNVSTRVSLLKCLKTNIHVFAWSQQELTGISPLISEHRLNILPGAHPIKQKKRHFGPEKDKVIDEQVKELLQAGHIREVQFPTWLSNVVPVPKATGKWRMCVDFRDLNKAFPKDHYPLPRIDQLVDSTSGFELLSFMDAYQGYHQIPLAKNDQEKANFITSGGTFCYVVMPFGLKNAGATYQRLMNKIFEKQLGRNLEVYVDDILGKSKEVADFIVDLEETFATLTSYGIKFNPAKCIFGVRSGKFLGFIVTERGIEVNQEKVKTVLCMPSPRSVKEVQKLTGRIASLSRFISRSAHRSYPFFQVLRKAQKFGWDDRCEQAFQDLKNHLAELPVLVKPEPGDKLFVYLSTTEYAVSSVLIKEEDSDQKPVYYVSHALSGPELRYSEVEKMALALVVTARKLRPYFLSHPIIVLTNSPLGRIVTHSEVFGRMIKWNVELGEYDIEYKPRVAIKAQALSDFLSEMIQPAEEERWRVFVDGASCLAGCGVGVVIISPAKEKIKLAVKIDSRVTNNEAEYEAVLAGIRATREIGAARIILYSDSQLITQQIKGAYEVKDDRMLKYLHLIKAQAEVFMDWSIEQIPREENGEADALAKMAASLSEDSTREVLFVS comes from the exons atggctcaCACGAGGAAAACTAACCAGAATACTTCCCGGGTTCAGGGAGTCGACGTAAATCACTCAAGACAAGAGGATGCTCCTCCTGATCTTATTACCATGACTCCAGAGGAGTTGGATAAGCGTATTACTGAAGCCGTGGAGAAAGCTATGGCTAGGCGAGAAGCTTCCCACCATGATATACCACTCGAGGAGGAACCAGAGAAAGAGCAAGAGCAGCAGCAGGAGTTGAGGGAGGAGGAGAAGAGGGGAGAAGGTGAGGAATCCTCTGCTGGATCTAAGTCACCAACGATGGTCGAGGAGATGCTGGAGTTAAAGCAGAAAATGAAAGTCTTGGAAGGACAGCTGGAAAATCGTGGAACTTCTCGAGCGTATGTCAAAGGACGCCCGTTTGCTGAGGCAATTATTCGGGAACCTCTTCCTGGGAACTTTAAGTCTGCCAAAATAGGAAC GATCAAGTGTAAAGTGTTTTTGACTACGCTGGTAGATTCAGCTCAAAGATGGTTTGATGGGTTGGCTCCATTGAGTATTAAATCGTTTGATGATTTTCGGAAAATCTTCTTGCATCATTTCAGTAGCAGCAAAAAGTATAAGAAAATTGCTTTCAGTTTGTTCGAAGTAAGGCAAGGCCCGGAGGAGAGTCTGAGGATGTATATTAAGAGGTTTAATAAAGTGGCTTTGGATGTGCCTACTTGCGTTGCGGAGACAAAAACTACTGCTTTCACTCAAGGTTTGAAAGAGAGTGAGTTTTTCAAATCGTTAACAAAGAAAGTGCCTGAGGACTTTGAAGATTTGCTATCTCGGGCAGAGAAATACATTAATATGGAGGAAGCCCAGAGACAAAAGAGGGAAGCCATCAGAAAGGAGAGAGGGGACCGGGCATCTAAGCCCGAGGAGAGAGGACCAAGGCGGGGTAATCCAGGGCACTTCTCCCAGCACGTGCCATTGAAAATTACACGGGAGAGAGAGGTACAGGAATGCAGTAGGGATCCAGTTCCCGATCAGCCGCTGTCTCAACCCGAGAGAAGTGGATTTTGTACTAGGCACGGGATATGTCAGCACAGTACTGAGAATTGTAATGCTTTAAAGAGAAATTATGTTCCACCCACCAGTCAGGGATATAATCAATCGGTCAAGAGGTCGAGAGGTCCACTCTGGACACCTCGGCCACCAGTGCCTAACACCCGGATAAACGGAAGGAGTGGCCCGAGGAACGATGTGGGTAGGAGGAGGGAGCCGGAGCCCGAGAAGAAGAGATCTTCATCCCCTGCGGCGGGATTGATCAAAATGATCTCGGGAAGATCTACTGATGGAGATTCAAATCGAGCCAGGAAGTCGAGAAGTAGGCGGGAGTGTATGGAGGTGGAAGGATCTAGGAGAAACGAGGCCGTGAACAGTTTTGGTCCGGAAGATCTAAAAGGAATAAAAATGCCACACAACGATGCTCTGGTCATCCAAGCCCGGGTGGCCAACTACGACATTTTGAGAGTCTTTGTGGATTCAGGCAGTTCAGTCAATGTGATTTTTAAATATGCCTTAGTGCAGATGGATCTGCAAGGGTTCAAGTTGGAGATTGTGGAGATTGCCCTATTTGGTTTCGCCGGACATGCGGTTTATCCGGAGGGAGAAATTGTTCTGCCACTCACTCTAGGCTCCCGGGATGTCAAGAAAACAGTCATGACCACCTTCACAGTGGTGGATTCCCCCTCATCTTACAATATCATTCTGGGGAGGCCGGCCATGAATGAGTTGAGGGCAGTAGCATCTACTTACCATCAAAAGATCAAGTTTCCAGTGGGAAGTCAAGTAGGAGAGGTCCGTGGAGATCAGCCTTCTTCCCGAAAATGTTTTGTGGAGGGTATCCGGGCAGATCAAGGCAAGTCTAGAAAGGAGGGGAAGAAAGCCAAGATGGAGGAAGTCAGGGGGAGAGTGGTGGAAAAGGGGGAAGTACACTTTGTGGCAGAAGAGGAGCAGGAGGCTGTGGAGATAGGACCAGGCCAACAGATCCGGGTAGCTCGGGACCTCAATGTATCCACCCGGGTCAGTTTACTTAAATGTCTAAAGACTAATATTCATGTGTTTGCCTGGTCCCAGCAGGAACTAACAGGGATTTCACCCCTGATATCTGAGCATCGATTAAACATTCTCCCGGGAGCTCACCCGATCAAGCAGAAGAAGAGACACTTTGGTCCCGAAAAGGACAAAGTTATCGATGAACAGGTGAAAGAGTTGCTGCAAGCCGGCCACATTCGGGAGGTACAATTTCCTACATGGCTCTCGAATGTGGTGCCGGTACCCAAAGCCACCGGGAAATGGAGGATGTGTGTTGATTTTCGGGACCTCAATAAAGCCTTTCCAAAAGATCATTACCCATTGCCCCGGATTGATCAGTTGGTGGATTCCACCTCAGGTTTCGAGCTGCTCAGTTTCATGGATGCCTATCAGggatatcatcaaattcctTTGGCAAAAAATGATCAAGAAAAGGCCAACTTTATCACctcgggaggtacattttgttatgtTGTAATGCCTTTCGGGTTGAAAAATGCAGGGGCCACGTATCAACGTTTAATGAATAAAATCTTTGAGAAGCAGCTGGGAAGAAATCTGGAggtttatgtggatgacattcTGGGAAAATCAAAGGAGGTGGCGGATTTTATTGTTGATTTGGAAGAGACCTTTGCCACTTTGACATCTTATGGAATCAAATTCAATCCTGCTAAATGTATTTTCGGGGTCAGGAGTGGTAAGTTCTTGGGCTTTATAGTGACAGAGCGGGGGATCGAAGTCAATCAAGAAAAAGTAAAAACCGTGCTATGTATGCCTTCTCCCCGATCTGTCAAAGAAGTGCAGAAGTTGACCGGGAGGATTGCCTCTTTATCTCGGTTTATATCTCGGTCAGCCCACAGgagttatcctttctttcaggTTCTCAGGAAAGCCCAGAAGTTCGGATGGGATGATAGGTGTGAGCAGGCTTTTCAGGATCTAAAAAATCATTTGGCTGAGCTCCCAGTGCTGGTAAAACCCGAGCCCGGGGATAAATTATTTGTGTATTTGTCCACCACAGAGTATGCCGTTAGCTCAGTGTTGATAAAGGAAGAGGATTCTGATCAGAAGCCTGTCTACTATGTCAGTCATGCCCTGAGTGGTCCCGAGCTACGGTACAGTGAAGTGGAGAAGATGGCCTTGGCTTTAGTTGTGACTGCCCGGAAGTTGCGGCCTTATTTTCTGTCACATCCCATTATCGTCCTTACTAACAGCCCGCTGGGAAGAATTGTGACTCATTCAGAAGTGTTCGGGCGGATGATTAAATGGAATGTGGAATTGGGGGAATACGATATCGAGTACAAACCCCGGGTGGCCATAAAAGCGCAGGCTTTATCCGATTTCCTATCTGAGATGATTCAACCTGCTGAGGAGGAAAGATGGAGAGTGTTTGTGGATGGGGCTTCTTGCCTGGCAGGATGCGGAGTCGGAGTTGTGATAATATCCCCGGCGAAAGAGAAGATTAAGTTGGCAGTAAAAATTGATTCCCGGGTGACGAATAATGAAGCAGAATATGAGGCTGTTCTAGCCGGTATCCGAGCTACCCGGGAGATTGGAGCGGCCAGAATTATATTGTACTCCGATTCACAGTTGATCACTCAGCAGATAAAAGGTGCGTATGAAGTCAAGGATGACAGGATGCTCAAATATTTGCATCTCATCAAAGCCCAGGCAGAAGTATTCATGGATTGGAGCATTGAGCAGATACCCCGAGAGGAGAATGGAGAAGCAGATGCCTTAGCAAAAATGGCCGCCTCTTTGTCAGAAGACAGCACCCGGGAAGTTTTGTTTGTCTCCTGA